One window of Phalacrocorax carbo chromosome 1, bPhaCar2.1, whole genome shotgun sequence genomic DNA carries:
- the CBX6 gene encoding chromobox protein homolog 6 isoform X2, which yields MELSAVGERVFAAESIIKRRIRKGRIEYLVKWKGWAIKYSTWEPEENILDSRLIAAFEQKERERELYGPKKRGPKPKTFLLKPGSSTSSPKLHSSAAVHRLKKDIRRCHRMSRRPLPRPDPQNGGSVGGGAGIRPPVSPFSETVRIINRKVKPREPKRSRIILNLKVIDKGGKPANGAGGLARPKIPSRNRVIGKSKKFSESVLRTQIRHMKFGAFSLYNKPSAAPAPSLEGKGEAEGSQAAPCGLIMGSTPYDAPSSSSSGCPSPAPHSSSDPDDSPPKLLPETLSPAVPDWRESEVLDLSIPPESAATSKRSPPGGCSSGQTPSLSLSSSDPEQEAGDWRPEMSPCSNVVVTDVTSNLLTVTIKEFCNAEDFEKVAAGGGGSGGSK from the exons ATGGAGCTGTCTGCAGTGGGGGAGCGCGTCTTCGCCGCCGAGTCCATCATCAAGCGGCGCATCCGAAAG GGTCGCATCGAGTACCTGGTGAAATGGAAAGGCTGGGCCATCAA GTACAGCACCTGGGAACCCGAGGAGAACATCCTGGACTCCCGCCTCATCGCTGCCTTCGAGCAGAA GGAACGAGAACGTGAGCTGTATGGGCCCAAGAAGAGAGGACCTAAGCCCAAAACTTTTCTCCTGAAG CCTGGTTCCAGCACCTCCTCTCCCAAGCTCCACTCCAGCGCTGCGGTGCACCGGCTCAAGAAAGACATCCGGCGATGCCACCGCATGTCCCGGCGCCCCCTGCCCCGTCCAGACCCCCAGAACGGCGGGAGTGTGGGTGGCGGGGCAGGCATCCGTCCTCCCGTCTCGCCCTTCTCGGAGACCGTCCGCATCATCAACCGTAAGGTGAAACCCCGCGAGCCCAAACGCAGCCGCATTATTCTCAACCTCAAAGTCATTGACAAAGGTGGGAAGCCAGCCAACGGGGCCGGGGGCCTGGCTCGGCCCAAGATCCCATCCCGAAATCGTGTCATTGGCAAGAGTAAAAAGTTCAGCGAGAGTGTTCTCCGCACCCAGATCCGTCACATGAAGTTTGGCGCCTTTTCACTCTACAATAAGCCGTCTGCTGCACCTGCCCCCTCTCTGGAGGGCAAAGGGGAGGCTGAAGGCTCCCAGGCAGCCCCCTGTGGGCTCATTATGGGCTCTACCCCCTATGAtgcccccagctccagctcctccgGCTGCCCATCACCTGCTCCCCACTCCTCCTCTGACCCTGATGATTCCCCTCCAAAGCTGCTTCCTGAGACCCTCAGCCCAGCCGTCCCTGACTGGCGCGAGTCAGAAGTCCTCGACCTCTCGATCCCACCAGAGTCAGCCGCCACCAGCAAGCGTTCTCCCCCAGGAGGGTGCAGCAGCGGGCAGACACCTTCCttgtccctttcctcttctGACCCGGAGCAAGAGGCTGGCGACTGGCGTCCCGAGATGTCCCCTTGCTCTAACGTGGTGGTCACGGATGTCACCAGCAACCTTCTCACTGTCACCATCAAGGAGTTCTGCAATGCGGAGGATTTTGAGAAGGTGGCGGCGGGCGGTGGTGGCAGCGGAGGCAGCAAGTGA
- the CBX6 gene encoding chromobox protein homolog 6 isoform X1, with protein MELSAVGERVFAAESIIKRRIRKGRIEYLVKWKGWAIKYSTWEPEENILDSRLIAAFEQKERERELYGPKKRGPKPKTFLLKARAQAEALHIGDVHFSVKPGSSTSSPKLHSSAAVHRLKKDIRRCHRMSRRPLPRPDPQNGGSVGGGAGIRPPVSPFSETVRIINRKVKPREPKRSRIILNLKVIDKGGKPANGAGGLARPKIPSRNRVIGKSKKFSESVLRTQIRHMKFGAFSLYNKPSAAPAPSLEGKGEAEGSQAAPCGLIMGSTPYDAPSSSSSGCPSPAPHSSSDPDDSPPKLLPETLSPAVPDWRESEVLDLSIPPESAATSKRSPPGGCSSGQTPSLSLSSSDPEQEAGDWRPEMSPCSNVVVTDVTSNLLTVTIKEFCNAEDFEKVAAGGGGSGGSK; from the exons ATGGAGCTGTCTGCAGTGGGGGAGCGCGTCTTCGCCGCCGAGTCCATCATCAAGCGGCGCATCCGAAAG GGTCGCATCGAGTACCTGGTGAAATGGAAAGGCTGGGCCATCAA GTACAGCACCTGGGAACCCGAGGAGAACATCCTGGACTCCCGCCTCATCGCTGCCTTCGAGCAGAA GGAACGAGAACGTGAGCTGTATGGGCCCAAGAAGAGAGGACCTAAGCCCAAAACTTTTCTCCTGAAG GCTCGGGCCCAAGCGGAGGCCCTCCACATTGGGGATGTACACTTTTCTGTCAAGCCTGGTTCCAGCACCTCCTCTCCCAAGCTCCACTCCAGCGCTGCGGTGCACCGGCTCAAGAAAGACATCCGGCGATGCCACCGCATGTCCCGGCGCCCCCTGCCCCGTCCAGACCCCCAGAACGGCGGGAGTGTGGGTGGCGGGGCAGGCATCCGTCCTCCCGTCTCGCCCTTCTCGGAGACCGTCCGCATCATCAACCGTAAGGTGAAACCCCGCGAGCCCAAACGCAGCCGCATTATTCTCAACCTCAAAGTCATTGACAAAGGTGGGAAGCCAGCCAACGGGGCCGGGGGCCTGGCTCGGCCCAAGATCCCATCCCGAAATCGTGTCATTGGCAAGAGTAAAAAGTTCAGCGAGAGTGTTCTCCGCACCCAGATCCGTCACATGAAGTTTGGCGCCTTTTCACTCTACAATAAGCCGTCTGCTGCACCTGCCCCCTCTCTGGAGGGCAAAGGGGAGGCTGAAGGCTCCCAGGCAGCCCCCTGTGGGCTCATTATGGGCTCTACCCCCTATGAtgcccccagctccagctcctccgGCTGCCCATCACCTGCTCCCCACTCCTCCTCTGACCCTGATGATTCCCCTCCAAAGCTGCTTCCTGAGACCCTCAGCCCAGCCGTCCCTGACTGGCGCGAGTCAGAAGTCCTCGACCTCTCGATCCCACCAGAGTCAGCCGCCACCAGCAAGCGTTCTCCCCCAGGAGGGTGCAGCAGCGGGCAGACACCTTCCttgtccctttcctcttctGACCCGGAGCAAGAGGCTGGCGACTGGCGTCCCGAGATGTCCCCTTGCTCTAACGTGGTGGTCACGGATGTCACCAGCAACCTTCTCACTGTCACCATCAAGGAGTTCTGCAATGCGGAGGATTTTGAGAAGGTGGCGGCGGGCGGTGGTGGCAGCGGAGGCAGCAAGTGA
- the NPTXR gene encoding neuronal pentraxin receptor, which translates to MLAFLGAIICIIASVHPAGTAAPAAAPAAADNDSAAAALLPAADKGLGALHGPAEALASPGPRLPGAPPPPPLFSRFVCTPLSAECPATGTGTGSATGPGPEELLALRSAAAQLRRTALEQKERIRMDQETIRELTGKLSRCEGGLRNPPAAAAAAPPAAAAGLRAAPRPGTMGHPPAEPPAVRELEEAVRALQDRIDRIEQELPARTNGSGPTAPALARDTLHTKMEQLEEQLLSKILTLQKERQAASTDRSQQQHDIEKELNSLQNRVTELEHGPPGYSPPSAFKVTIPVQNNYMYARMKKSLPELYAFTICMWLKSKAVAGLGTPFSYSVPSQANEIVLLEWGTNPLELLINDKVAQLPLSLKDKAWHHVCVAWTTRDGKWSAYQDGEQRGAGENLASWHAIKPQGVIILGQEQDTLGGRFDATQAFVGELAQFSVWDHMLAPTEILGLANCTSHLQGNVIQWDDQAVEVFGGASKGGFAACEEGRKA; encoded by the exons ATGCTGGCTTTCCTGGGGGCCATCATCTGCATCATCGCCAGCGTCCACCCGGCCGGcaccgccgctcccgccgccgctcccgccgccgccgacAATGActcggccgccgccgccctcctgcccgccgccgacaaggggctgggggcgctGCACGGCCCCGCCGAGGCTCTGGCCAGCCCCGGGCCGCGCCTGCCGGGGGcaccgccgcccccgccgctctTCAGCCGCTTCGTCTGCACGCCTTTAAGCGCCGAGTGCCCGGCCACCGGTACCGGTACCGGCTCCGCCACCGGCCCCGGTCCCGAGGAGCTGCTGGCGCTGCGGAGCGCGGCGGCCCAGCTGCGCCGCACGGCGCTGGAGCAGAAGGAGCGGATCCGCATGGACCAGGAGACGATCCGGGAGCTCACCGGAAAGCTCAGCCGCTGCGAGGGCGGCCTGAGAaacccccccgccgccgccgctgccgccccgcccgccgccgccgccgggctccgcgccgccccgcgccccggtACCATGGGCCACCCCCCCGCCGAGCCGCCCGCCGtgcgggagctggaggaggccgTCCGCGCCCTCCAGGACCGCATCGACCGGATAGAG caggagctgccagccCGTACCAATGGCTCAGGGCCCACCGCCCCAGCGCTTGCCCGCGACACCCTCCACACCAAGatggagcagctggaggagcagctccTCTCCAAGATCCTGACCTTGCAGAAGGAGCGCCAGGCTGCCAGCACTGAccgcagccagcagcagcacgaCATCGAGAAGGAGCTGAACTCCCTCCAGAACCGGGTGACGGAGCTGGAGCATG GACCGCCAGGCTACAGCCCTCCCAGTGCCTTCAAGGTGACCATCCCAGTGCAGAACAACTACATGTATGCCCGCATGAAGAAAAGCCTGCCAGAGCTGTATGCCTTCACCATCTGCATGTGGCTGAAGTCCAAGGCCGTGGCAGGGCTTGGCACCCCTTTCTCCTACTCCGTCCCAAGCCAAGCCAACGAGATCGTGCTGCTGGAGTGGGGCACCAACCCCCTGGAACTGCTCATCAATGACAAG GTTGCCCAGCTGCCACTGAGCCTGAAGGACAAGGCCTGGCACCACGTGTGTGTGGCATGGACCACCCGGGATGGCAAGTGGTCAGCGTACCAGGACGGTGAGCAGCGGGGTGCTGGCGAGAACCTGGCCTCCTGGCACGCCATCAAGCCCCAGGGTGTCATCATCCTCGGCCAGGAGCAG GACACACTGGGTGGCCGCTTTGATGCCACACAGGCCTTCGTGGGAGAGCTGGCGCAGTTCAGCGTGTGGGACCACATGCTGGCACCGACGGAGATCTTGGGCTTGGCCAACTGCACCTCCCACCTCCAAGGCAATGTGATCCAGTGGGACGACCAGGCAGTGGAGGTCTTTGGAGGTGCCAGCAAGGGGGGCTTTGCTGCCTGcgaggaagggaggaaggcatGA